A segment of the Serratia fonticola genome:
GGTGGCCGCACGACCCGTGCTCTGGCTTACGGCGCAGCCAACTATTCCTACAAGATGACAGACAATGCCCGTCTGTCTGAAGGGCTCTCTGCACTGGCAAACGATGAAACTACCGTTAACTCCGAAACGGCGCTGAGTGTCGCGATCAATAACGACTTCTCTCTGCGGTTAGCTTACACCGTAACCTACAACAGCAAACCACCGGCTTCAGCACCTAAGAATACGGATACCACTACCTCAGTAACGGTAGTGTACGGCATGTAATATTTCACCACGCTGCTTCAGTCATTCCTTTCTAAGCCCATCATTAATGGGCTTTTTTTACGCCCAACCACACTCCTTCCACATTTTGCTAAAAACTGTCAGATCTTACTTGACGACTTTAGCATTTAGCTTAATACTGTATACATATACAGTTATTATTTTTGAGGTAAGGACCATGATAAACCCGGATAACGATACCAATACGGCCCTTGTTATCGTGGCAGACAACAGTGCTATCCCACAACATTGCCTACAGTGCCAGCCGCTACGGAGCTAATACGATGGAGAAAATCACTTCATTCATCACCTATTCCGCAGCGGTGTTCCTCGCCTGGCTTGGCAAGCTCTCACCGCAGGATGTCGCTTTTCTCGTGGGTGCTGCTGTAGGAATCGGCACCTTCCTGGTCAACTGGTACTACAGGCGTAAAAGCCTGCAGATCCTGAAAGCCATCGAGCGTGAGGCAACATCAAGGAAACTCTACGATGAACTCAATCGCTAAACGCTGCAGCGCATTGGCCATTCTTGCTCTCGCTATGCTGCTGCCGCAGTTCGATCGACTTAACACATCAGAGGAGGGGCTGTACTTGATCGCAGATTTCGAAGGATGCCAGCTTACCCCATACCAATGCAGCGCCGGGGTCTGGACGCAAGGCGTTGGTCACACCGCTGGCGTGATCCCAGGCAAGACCATCACACCTGAGCAGGCCGCTGAAAACCTTGTGGATGATATTCGCCGGATTGAGAAAGGCATGGCCATCTGCTTGCCTCAAGAGATGCCGCAGGCGGTTTATGACGCTGTCATTGCCTTCGCCTTTAACGTCGGAACAGGGGCCGCCTGCCGCTCTACTCTGGTGTATTTCCTACAACAGGGCCAATGGCGACAGGCTTGCGATCAACTGCCACGCTGGGTCTATGTCAATGGCGTAAAAAACAACGGGCTCAAGCGTCGCCGAGCCGCAGAACACAAGCTGTGCCAGCAGGGGCTCAGCCAGGCAAGTCCGACCATCTTTTTAGGGAAATAACAACCCGGCCAGAGACGTTTCTCAAGCCAGGGTTAACCGAATAGTTTTTCACCGTTTTTATCAAGAGGGGGTTTCTATGATGCATTGTCCACTGTGCGGTAGCGTGGCACACACCCGTTCCAGCCGTTACCTGAGTGAATCAACCAAAGAACGCTATCATCAATGTCAGAACATTAACTGCAGCTGTACATTCGCCACCCAC
Coding sequences within it:
- a CDS encoding lysozyme gives rise to the protein MNSIAKRCSALAILALAMLLPQFDRLNTSEEGLYLIADFEGCQLTPYQCSAGVWTQGVGHTAGVIPGKTITPEQAAENLVDDIRRIEKGMAICLPQEMPQAVYDAVIAFAFNVGTGAACRSTLVYFLQQGQWRQACDQLPRWVYVNGVKNNGLKRRRAAEHKLCQQGLSQASPTIFLGK
- a CDS encoding DNA-binding transcriptional regulator encodes the protein MMHCPLCGSVAHTRSSRYLSESTKERYHQCQNINCSCTFATHESVARVIVKPGDIIPAQPHPEKSKPRAAAM
- a CDS encoding HP1 family phage holin, which produces MEKITSFITYSAAVFLAWLGKLSPQDVAFLVGAAVGIGTFLVNWYYRRKSLQILKAIEREATSRKLYDELNR